The Girardinichthys multiradiatus isolate DD_20200921_A chromosome 9, DD_fGirMul_XY1, whole genome shotgun sequence genome segment acagtttttcctttcacttaacTTTCCAACAGCTCAGTCAGCAGGAGCCTCTTCATAGATTGCACAGGGCCTGACATGGagtttaagttttaaaaatccTTCTTTATGACTcttgtaatattcaaattttcagagaaattgaattttgggttttctgaaccATAATCAAAATGAATAGAAATTCAAGCCAGAAGTATGTCACATTGTGTTGAATGAATCTGTGTAATCTACAACATttacctttttaaattaaattctgaaattaactttttgatgatGTTCTGATTCATTGAGATGCACCTACAGACTAAGAGTtagacaattttttttataaagccaGCTCTCAAGCCTCCACGCTATCATTACTAAAGTGtcttagaaaaaaacaataatcatgatgaaaattgtccttttttatcttttcagaAAAGCAAAGCATTCATCAAATTTATCACTGGTGTTTACTTTACAAATAACCTTTCTTTTCAGACGGTTAAGACAACATGCAGAATAAGCAGGGCGTGTAAATGAAATGTCATTCATAAATGTAACTGCACAGACAGTCTTTATGCATAACATCACGCAGGAACATGTTAATGATTTAACTTGTCTCAACCCTTTGATAGTCATTGTTAATGTTAAAACAGATTCACCAAACTGTCAAATCTGTTGATTAAGACTAAAACAGAATGATTTTGCAAATATAATAAACACCTTTACAAATGACTACATCACCAGTCTGCATATAATCTTTTCTTTCTATTGATCTAAATTAACTTCAGGTTTGGAGAGTaccctgatttatttttttatgcaatTCTTAAGGAATTGTCTATTTTCTCTGAAGTGGTAAATGATTTGCACAAACCAAACAGGGTTATAGATGTAGGAAAGCAGGTCGCCATGCAGTATGTTGCAGGTAAAGTTGGTGGGGTATTTCTGTGTTACAGATGGTGTTTCTCACTCACAGCCGAGTACACAATCCCTGTTTTGCTACTATAGGTGacaacattaaaataacagCACCAGAAAATGTGAAGCAACAATACAAAGTGTGGGgttattcaatttttttcccatttaaaGTGAACCCACCATTCAGTTTTTCACTGTATGTTCAAACTGGTGGATCTTTGTTAAAACAGCCAATGATTGTaccattcattaaaaaaattaaatgaaaatattaaggACAGTAgagagtaaaaataaaacattagaaACAGGAGCATCATCCACTGATTCATTCTCCATGGTCCttagaatattttttaaaatcattcagATTAATCTGCACAGCTTGAGGTCCTGTTGTAGTTTCTTCTAAGTACTGTCTTTCTGAAGAAACAATGAATGTAATAAAAATTCTCACCCCCCAGGGCTTTGAGTACAGTCGGAGTGGAAACCCGACCAGAAACTGCCTGGAGAAGGCCGTGGCAGCGCTGGATGGAGCAAAACACTGTAAGCAACACGATTACAGGAAAGATTCTGAAAATTCTGGGTTTATGAAAATTATATAGTATATGGTCTTTCTTTGGGATGTCATTAAAAGGACTTGGAACTGTAAGAATCGTATAAAAGCAAATGTGGTTTTTAAACttaccttttattattttagtttactACATGAAAAATGATAACTGACCCCTTGTGACCCCCTCATCCACCTGCAGGCCTTGCCTTTGCCTCGGGACTGGCAGCCACAGCGACCATCACCCACATGCTGAAGAAAGGAGATGGGATCATCTGCATGGACGATGTATACGGAGGTGAGATGCAGCTTCGGGATATTGCTGTGTTCTATAAGTCATCTACAATGATACAGAGAATCTCATCATGGTACTTGTTCATTTTCAAGGCACCAACCGATACTTCCGAAGAGTTGCATCTGGATTTGGGCTGGAGGCAACTTTTGTTGACTGTACGAAACCAGAGCTGCTGAAAGCTGCTCTGAAGGCCAACACCAAAGTAGGTTAGGGGAATATCCAATAAGGAAAGGGAATAACCTGCTGTTATGTAACAACTGGTTATCCTTATTTGGGTGCGTCGTTTTTGTTTTCCAATTCAGGGCAGTCACTGTGAGTCAGCACTTTGTGTAATCACCATTCATTTACACCTCATGTTTACCTCACCTGAGCACGtgttcctgtctctgctgatgTAGCTGGTGTGGCTCGAGACTCCAACCAACCCCATGATGAAGGTGGTGGACATCAAGACCTGCTCCAACTTGGTGCACGAGTATAGCAAAGACATTGTAGTGGTCGTTGACAACACCTTCATGTCGTCTTATTTCCAGGTATTAAGGATTTCCTGCAATCAAATTACAGTTGATGTGTAAGAGACTCACTCAATGATTAACTCGTGTTTGTTTTGTACACCCTTAGCGCCCCTTGGCTTTGGGCGCTGATATCTGTATGTACTCAGCCACCAAATACATGAATGGTAAGTAGGTAGGTAGGTCATATATGTTTCCTCATTATAACGTTGGagctttttttattacaaattgaTAAAAATGTGGGTTTTGGCGTTAGATGAGGTAATTAAACAACACTGTAAAAATGCAGCAATGTAATATAAATTTTGGCAAAGAGACTGGTACATGTAGAGTCCAGGTTTTTGATCAGTACCCTGTTTCAGCAAAAATTGGAAATATGtaacaaaagcaaaaatgaaacatttaaaaacacaaagactgcgTTTTTTTACGTACAAGAAACCACTTGAGTTTTATCGAAATatgtcaaaatcaaaataatgtcaAAAAATCTGTATAAACAGcccaaaaagacaaaagaaactgaaaagatGGAGTTCATTTAATTAGTGCAATTTGGCAAAGGGGAAACCactttatgaatgaatgaataaataaatgtttaaagattcTGAAGTCAGTTTCTGTAAATTGAGAATACATCCATTGTGTGAAAAATACTATACCCATGCCAGGTGAAGAGAAGATGGTAGACGGATGTAGGTAAATTTTCCCATGAAGCCAGGGCCTCTGTtaggcaaacagaaaaaaaactaggcagagccaaaacacacacacacacacaccagaggaGCCGCACTTATGTAACTGTTTCATTAGAATCCGGAATAGGCTTTAGTCTATATCAGAACATAGTTTAATTTCTGCTGATCTTTATTCTGTGTAAAGATTTAGTCTTCTATGCACTGTTGTGTTAAATAGATGGAACAGCACCAAACCAGATTGTTTAAATaaagaggaagaagatgaggtgtaaaatgactttaaaataaatgaattttttattgcttaaatatcatctcacactgaaaaatatAGACGTATTCCCCGTTGCTAAAATGACAGAGCCTAGTCTGGAGCAAATAGGAGGGATCTCTCACCATTTCTCTTTGCATAATCTTTCCACGTCATCCACAGTCCTTGATTGTCTTTTATGCTCTTTTCTCTGTACCGTACCCACAGTTTTTCTATAAGCTTTAGTTAGGTGAACAGCACTGGTTATGGGAAAAGGttgatttagtttttaaaccgtttctgtgttgatttggccttCTGTTCAGATCAATGtcatgctaaaaaaaacacctgTAATGACCCATCTTAGTCAGATACGCTAGAGTCCAGTAGATTTGAAACGTTTGGGTACATTCTGATATTTAAAGAATTCATTATTTGATGCCCTCTTATAAGCCTCCCAGCAAAGGGACCCAcaacatcacagatcctccaacATACTGAACAGTGGGAATAAGACACATTTGCACATGTTCAtcctttttctcttttacaCTTGACCCACTTGAAgtgtttcgttgtccgatgagctaacccctcctacttccccatttctaaagggattgctcaatccagctctccatccaacaggtccggacttccctaaacctgaaagatcttactaagcaggtttactgaaagttctgtttaagctgctgtcgggaaatgactcgcctagcctctgacagccttcatccaaaagtctcgcccttcttcaactggacgTCCGGGTgaccgagtagcctatcgcGGTCATCCACACCTTAACCactcacttttgttcacggctgctcattccctaatttacaactggtacttggtatatgggctaggttaattttagtggctcagcgCGAGCCCCAAGGACGCTGTTTTAACAagcttgactaaggcaacctttaaaaacctcctaaaatatcttagaaccaaacaacaagactttttaccaccaatgaaaaacctttACACAGTTTCACACATTTCATTCCTCAGCtttcaacatttactttaaaacacagttgcaaaacaGTCACACTTTAATACTTTTCCTGCATTtccatcatacatcttttaacttgttgatttaatacatgtgaaagaacaTAGAATCATCATACATTATTTCATTGAATAttcttgtttatatttctgctagagaaaagacagataacatgtgacATTGCTCAttacaggcctctccagtctctcagctccagaatatgagatcatgcttgtttcactcctcactgctccaactgtgtgttttaataatcatTGCATGAATTACACTTAGGGATATAAGAATACTCATTGTAACTTGTTATGGAGTTAACTATGAGCAGTTTGCtatatgttgcatggattacatggaaagatctcaccttattttgacaagtgTTTGTTGCTAATATCGTCAGTCTTAGACTAAAGCACATGTTTCTTGTTTAAATCCCAACAGACTTTAGCAACCTCCACACGTTTCTGTTTGTGATGGTGGGacaaaaaaggctttttccAGGAATGCCTCCCAAAAAACTGGTTGGCATGTAGACAACATTTAATGTTTGTTATGGGTCTTTGGTGTCTCCAAGATGCCActtgagattttgtttttcaccttcCTTACGGCCCTGCCCACTGTGTGTAGCAGGAACGTAAAGATAGGTCTTCATCTTCAGCGATCAGTGGCTGAAAGAATTGGGTCTACCCATATTATAAACAATGAAACTCAAAGTGGCTCCATGAACACCACAGAAAGACACAATGATGTCTTACTTCCTATTGCAACATAAAGTCTTATGTGAACTGTTGCTTCTGTTTCTTTGGCAGGTCACAGTGACGTAGTCATGGGTCTGGTGTCTTTAAACAGGGAGGATCTAAATGAACAACTGAGGTTTCTGCAAAACGGTGAGCAGCTAATCAGTGTTTGGTGAATATAAAACCAAACATTCTGAAAACGTTGTGCTAAAATTATTCTTAGTGTGCTTACAGTATGCATTTCCCTCCAGGTTTAAATGAATTACAGTAAACATAAATGATCAGGAATTAGGTTTGCTAACCTAATTCCTGACACTGCAGCTACTGCCTGCTTAGTATCTGGTGAAGTGGCTCCTTGAACCTCTCCTGCATTCATTCAACAAACGACCAACAATAATTTCTGAGGCCAAAGCCCTTCACCAAACTAAACCTTTTCATTGTTAGGGTTGTTCTGTTTGCCTAATCTAGATTTTTGGGAGGCTTTGTTTCCAACCTCTGTGTGACTAATTTTGTCCCTGTGGCCAGCCATCGGTGGTGTACCGTCCCCCTTTGACTGCTACTTGTGCAACAGAGGTCTGAAGACGCTCCACCTGCGGATGGAGCGCCACTTCAAGAACGCCATGGCAGCTGCCAAGTTTCTGGAGGCTGATCCCAGGGTGGAGCGTGTCATATTCCCGGGTGATTTCTTGTCACACCAAAGATTTGTTGAGACATGCCTCCCAACCTTCCACGTCCAGATTACAGAGCTGTCTTTAAAAGTGAACCAAACCAAAGCGTAAAGAACATACAGCTGTTTAGAAATGACTCAAATGGGAGTCATTGTGgctaattaataaaataagattgtGGTTGAAACTTGTTTTTACCAGGAGTTTCAGTCCTCTTGTGTAAGCGGCAGATATAAGAATAGGCTCATAATAATAGAGCAGAACTCTTTGATGTTCTCACATAAATCGTGTTAATCTATAATCAGCACTTTCAGCTCCAGTTTACTCTGATGTTCATGCCAGTACACTGTGTGCGTGTGATCTTTCTCTTCTCTCCTCTTTTTATGGCACTATAGGCTTAACAATAATTCACAACTTCAAACTGTCCCATATTGAGGAGCTTATTACTTTGTCTGAATTAATCatacatttctgcttttcctATTTTGGTTGTATCCACAGGTACATGTGTAACCGTTTTAATAACACTAAAAACAAAGAAGCGTTAACTACACTAGTGCTCGTCTACCgtgctgtaaaaaagtatttgcccccttacaaatgactttttttgctcttttgtctCACTTTGAGGATCATGTTTTAAGTCTTTGCGAAACGATgatggatacattttcttctatgtgaaaatgatgaaaaaaaaaaaaaaatctaatagtTTTCAACCTAATGACCAGAAAATAGATCTAAAAAATATCACTGGTACTTTTAGTCTGTTTTAGAAATCCAATGcaattatttaatgaaaaaataaaaactgctaaaaccagcGTTAGTtattatatctatatttaaaaaacagtagttggttctttttcatttttagccCGAGTTATTAACAGCCAttgtggaaggtccaaagagccacttgcAGCTCTGGAGCCACATTTTGCAGACTGCTGTTTGAGGATTAACAAACAAATGGTAACATCGAAGATAACCTATGTAAACACAAAAGGCTAAACAAACGTTTATTGAGGGGAAAAAATGTATCCAGaccaacctggccctgtgtgaaGATATATTATTCCCATAAATCAAATGCACTGCAGTGCCACCCCTGGAAGCAACAGCTGCCATCAGACGTTTGCAATAACTGACAATAAGTCTTTTACATcaatgtggaggaattttggctttattttaatttagctgCATTTGAGGGCTTTTCAGTATTTATGTCCAGACTTGGACTGGGCTCCTCTAAaactttttgtttgatttgagccattcagaggtggacctgCTGGCacactttggatcattgtcatcCTACATAACCAAAGGGTTCTTGAGCTTATGGTCACATGACTGGATGTTATCCCTAAGCATTTTCCAATGTTCAGCATTTGGCACCCAAGTATGTCTCAGAATcttgtttaaaaacatacatttcctCTCATTTGTTCAACAGAGTTGTCTTCATCTGATTTTCCGATCTGTTGAGGAAATATTGAAAGTTGAAGAGTTCATAAAGAGTTCCTAGCACTACTTTAGAGGTTTTACTCAAGCCTCAATGTTGAGCAAGAAGTCTGTGAAAAACCATCTTGTTTCTTTGTGCAGGGAGATTAGATGATGTCATTGACTGGTTTgtcatgttctctctctctccccccACCCCTCAATGTAGGCCTTCCCTCCCACCCACAGTATGAGATGATGAAGAAACAATGCACCGGGTGTCCAGGGATGATCACCTTCTATGTTAAAGGAAAACTCGAGCACGCCACCACCTTCCTCAGCAACCTTAAAGTAATTTAGGGAGAATTTCATTTAaagtctttttcttattttttgcaaTGGTTGGTATTCAGATATCCAGGGTAAGAGCAGGCATGAAAGGAAGACGGTCCACATCGGCACTCTGTCTGCAACGTAACAGTTTGTGGTAGAGGCCCAAGACATTTGAAACCAGCAATTATAATGAGAAAGACATTGTTATACATATTATCTCTTCAGTTTATAGCAAAATAACCCTAGGCAGCATCATAATAATGTAATCACCTGATCTGAATAAAAAGAAGTTGTCACAGAATATCAGATTTAATTTAGCTTTATATGACACACCTCTATCAGCCTACTGTCAGGTGTGGGGGAAAATGTGATTAGAGCAATTTCTGCTTATGGTTAAGTatagtgtatttttttttattaatctttttGTAGATGCTATTAATGTTCGCTGCTGTTCTACGTTTCTCTTAATGCCTGTTTGGTTTCAGATGTTTGCAGTGGCAGAGAGCCTTGGGGGTTATGAAAGTTTAGCAGAACATCCGTAAGTATCTCCTATCTTTCCTGctaacagttttaaaaatagatTCTTGGGTTATACATGTGTACATTTGCAAGATAGgcagcactttaaaataataccACTAGAGGGCAGCCGAGGATCTACAAGAAAATCTATTCTAGCTATATTTCTTTGCATTGAGTATATTCTGCTTTCCATCAGAACCTCAGGATTTGTTTCTGAGTTCAGCTCAAGTGTAACTAACACTGTCTTCTGTCTGAATTCAGGGCAATTATGACCCATGCGTCAGTGCCGGAGAATGTGAGGGCCATTCTGGGGATCAGTGACACTCTGATCCGCCTCTCGGTGGGATTGGAGGACACGGCTGACATAATCGAAGACCTTGACCAGGCACTGAATGCAGCTGTAAGTATTAGATACCGGCAAAACACCAGAAAGACCTCAGTTTGATAGTCAAAATAGTGTTTGAATATGAGAGTGGAAATCTGAACTTCTGCCAGATTTCCCAAGGTGACTAAGGCTGAAACCGTCTCCTCTTGGGTTCGAGCTAGAACTCAACTAGCGGGGGGAAGTAAGCATTTTGTTGTATAGATGTGTAGGAAACTTGAGGTCATACAAATCAGCTGAGATAAACTCACCACTTTTCAAGCTgattcaaagttttaaaagtattACGTTAGATTTCCCAAAAATTCTCAGGCTGGTGATAAAGATGGTTTTGATGGCCAAAGGACTAGTTGATGTGCTCAGGCTGATTTCAGATTATTCTCTCCTTCAGTACTACGACCACGTTggacaaatctgaccttttcacaaagaaacaaaaacaagcctTTAACAATCTCTGGGAAGAAATATAAAAGATTAACATTGCTGGTGAAAAACCAGGGCTACATTACTGATAAAGAGATAATATATTTGTGGCCAGAGGTTTGTCTCAGGAAACAGAGATTGGGAACTGCCAGTGTAGCATGATTCATGTAGTAAAGAGAAGGACGTGTCAAAATGAAGACAAATCAGGCCAGAGGAAGCAATGGGACTTTCCCTGCTTTCCCTTGATGACATTGTGATTATTCTATTCTGTTGCTAAGGCTTatgaatgtgttttatgtgtaaTGAAAGTATAAATTAAAGCctgaaaaacacagtttaataaaacaaatagattCCACATCTCGTTTGAACTCAGTTTGACCCAGGCTGGTTGAGATTCTGTTGCATCAAAACTGTAGTAACTGAGATTTAGTGTGCTGGTTTGGATGATTTACCTCTTATTAGCAGCTACTGGTAGTCGCAGACTGCCTGGCATCTCGCTGTGGCTCATAAAGACAAGGTGAGTGATTTTGTAGATTAGGTTTCCTTGTTTGAGCTCCATGGATCAGTGCGAGCCATCAATTTTAACCTCATGTCTGTGTTTCAGCCTCTGAATGCACAGGTTATTGATCGGTTTTTCTCCTGTTGTCTCTGGTAGCATCCAAAGAAGAACTGAAACATCGGCATGGCGTCCTCAAGACTGAGGTGGTCATAGTAACGATGCTCGGAGGTACCTGAGATCTAAAACCCGATGACGATCAAAATGTGCCCCCTTGGTTCCACCtttcaagaaacaaaatgttctgAAAACAGTACAAATGATACCATCTTTGAATAATTATCACAATTTTTACATAATCTTATTCATCTAATGCTGGCtctgctttgtttgtttgtgcttttatttttttatttgaaagcttTATAAGGGAAAAATCTCATTTATACAAAAGTAAATGGGGTTTCAGTATCTAAATAACGAAAACtgcatttacaaataaaatctgaaataaagtaGGTTTTATAATGCCAACTTGTAAAAATGACTAATTGTTTTTGGTGAAACACATGGTGAGCTTTTGCTTCCACCTATTGATCAAAGGCTAGAACGTTTACATTGACACAGTCTCCTataaacttttaaatatctCCCAATGCACAAAAAACAGGAGTTTGGTGTCTTTTGGCAAGAAGATGAAGTAGGCCATTGTGCCACCAACATTAATCATGGGGGCTTGGAAATCACTTACCTTACTTTCTCAGCCTTGATTTACTGTGAATGGGTTTTTAAAGATGCAATTACAGGAGtggattttgtgttttcacatttCGGACGATGTGGAAAGCAACATTTTCTACGAGGGCTAAACTCTTATTACGTTTTTATTCACTCATCAATGGTTTATTGTGACAAATCAATCAAAATCAGTTTGAAACAGAAATGTGAGTTGTTCCTTTCTTTCTACTAATCCTTCCTGCTACCAGCTGTATGGTTAGAAATTCAGTCATTCATTAACAGCACCTCAAATTTCATAGAGCTTCATTCACAGGAAACAAACGGACTGGTTTTTAAGCAAATCAGCTAGTTGTCATATTTAAAGGGAGAATTTTCATTGACATTTCAAAGGTAAATATTTAAGGTctccagaaagaaaaacatgggTTTAAGGACAGAAGATTTAATTTCAGTGGAACTTCAATTTGCCTTACTTGGAAGCATGCAACAGATTGGACGTGTCTGAGGAATTTCTACTCCAGCTTCTCACGTTATGTAACCCTGCTGGTTCCTGAATCTGTTTAGAGTGGTTCATTTAGCAAGCATCACATTGTCTTATACAGccgcatctcaataaattaggaaATTATTAAAACGTTTATTTCAAATAACAGATTCATTATACACAGTGATATCGTTCTAACATTTCTGATAATTTTCATGATCATGgcttacagcaaatgaaaatccaaaagtCATTTTCTCAAATTGTTATTGTACATGTGGTCaataaagaatttatttttgttttagtgaTTATATGTTATGGCCAACACAATCAGTAAGAATGGAGACGGATGTCCAGTCACTGAGACCCTGAACGAGGAGGATAACCCACAAAAAGGGTGTTAGCTGGTTTTTCAGAATGCTGTCCAAAACATATTGATGGAAaactgagtggaaggaagaagttttgtaaaaaaaaaaacaacattttcctccgcattgagaggattgtgaaatagTCTATTCAAGAACTTGGGGAGATTCTCAAGGCATGGACTACAGCTAGTCAATGCCTCAGGAACCTCCACATACAGACAAATCCAGGACCTGGGCTACAACGACCACATACTGGTATTTAAGACGCCTCTGAACCAGGAACATTACTAGTTTTATTTGgacaaaaatacaaacttttTTTCGTTTGGAAATCAACATCCCACAGTCTGGATGGAAAATGGGATGGCATAGTTGTTTGAGATCCAGTTTGTAGTTTCTACAGATACATATGATTTTGGGTGTCAAACCATGtcctgatgttggtccactgtggtTTATAAAATCAAAGCAGACAGATAC includes the following:
- the cth gene encoding cystathionine gamma-lyase, with protein sequence MAQSNKQDTGDLFAGFLTSFKSFATDAIHVGQEPEQWTSMAVVPPISLSTTFKQRSPGNHAGFEYSRSGNPTRNCLEKAVAALDGAKHCLAFASGLAATATITHMLKKGDGIICMDDVYGGTNRYFRRVASGFGLEATFVDCTKPELLKAALKANTKLVWLETPTNPMMKVVDIKTCSNLVHEYSKDIVVVVDNTFMSSYFQRPLALGADICMYSATKYMNGHSDVVMGLVSLNREDLNEQLRFLQNAIGGVPSPFDCYLCNRGLKTLHLRMERHFKNAMAAAKFLEADPRVERVIFPGLPSHPQYEMMKKQCTGCPGMITFYVKGKLEHATTFLSNLKMFAVAESLGGYESLAEHPAIMTHASVPENVRAILGISDTLIRLSVGLEDTADIIEDLDQALNAAHPKKN